One Setaria italica strain Yugu1 chromosome I, Setaria_italica_v2.0, whole genome shotgun sequence DNA window includes the following coding sequences:
- the LOC101783955 gene encoding uncharacterized protein LOC101783955 — MVAAALSALPRAASRLAPCVRQPDFRALCAAAAAGEASKRRLVLYTKPGCCLCDGLKEKLHAASLLAGTPYSLASLELQERDITTNPEWERLYQYEIPVLAKVLHDGTEEILPRLSPRLSVELVQKKIYSAFDQ; from the exons atggtggcggcggcgctatcCGCGCTCCCGCGCGCCGCTTCCCGCCTTGCGCCGTGTGTCCGCCAGCCTGATTTCCGCGCCCTCTGCGCCGCAgctgcggccggcgaggcctcgaAGCGGAGGCTAGTACTGTACACCAAGCCGGGGTGCTGCCTCTGTGACGGGCTCAAGGAGAAGCTTCACGCCGCCTCCCTGCTCGCCGGCACGCCCTACTCCCTCGCGTCCCTCGAGCTCCAG GAGAGGGACATCACGACGAATCCGGAGTGGGAGCGGCTGTACCAGTACGAGATCCCAGTGCTGGCTAAGGTGCTCCACGACGGGACCGAG GAAATACTTCCCAGATTATCACCCCGTCTAAGTGTGGAGCTCGTACAGAAGAAAATTTATTCTGCCTTCGATCAGTAA